The sequence AAGTTGCAAAAAAGCAGTATTCTCCAATAGAGATACTGCTTTTAAGTACATAATTTAGAGACTCTGTAATTGAGAAAGAAAGCCGTTGGTTACTTCAAGGAGAAAAGTGTTTTTTGAATGAAGTTACACTTTATAACGATATTGGTTAACATGAATTTTGTGAAAAAAACCACATTATATGATACGATGTTCTTAACGCAACTTAACTAAAAAGAACAGTTTAAACTAACTTAACAACTATAGAAATCAAGAAAAGTAAAATTATTTCCTAGTATATTAAGTAAGGTTAAAATTTTAGCTCAATAGAAGTTGATCAGATATTGTGAAGTATAAGTGCAACTAACGTAGTCTCCTTTGTCAAAGGCTCGAAGCCAGCTTAAGTTTTCAATAAAATAGTAAGCTATTACTGAATATGATCTAAAGCCCTTACACTAAATCGAATAAGGTACGGATGCTTCAGCCTGTCAACCCTGAGCTTTTGTTCAGGTTGTCTTTTTGTAAACGATAAAAATTGCTGAAGTCTATTTATTATTCACTTAACGGGCAAAAATTTATTATTTACTGAAGTCGCCGAACTATGTCAAATAATGGGGAATAAAAGGTCTAATGAGAGGGCTGCTTTATCTATATTGAGTTCTGTGCATCAGGAAAGGAAGCGAAGCAAATGATTAAAATTACCCCGATATTAATTAAAAATGCAAAGGTATACACGGAAGAACAAGTTATAGAGAACGGGGCTGTGTTAATGCAATCAGGGAAGATTACTGATATTTACCAGCCTGATGGTAAATATCGTAGTTTACCAGAAAATCTAAAAGTTATCGATGGAACTGGCTTATCTGTTATACCAGGGTTTATAGACGGACATATTCATGGTGCAAATGGTGCAGATGTGATGGATGCTACAGAGGAAGCCTTAGATACGATGGCTTTAGTGCTGCCTAAAGAGGGAACGACAAGCTTTTTAGCTACAACTATTACTCAAGCGCCTGAACAGATTGAACAGGCACTGATAAATGTGCGTAATTATGTTAATAAACCTGGTCAAGCAGAAATGATTGGCGTCCACTTAGAAGGTCCTTTTATTGAAAAAGAAAAAGCAGGCGCTCAGCCATTACAGTATATTATGAATCCTGATTCGGATGTATTTGATCGTTGGCAGGAATTATCTGGTAATCAAATAAAGACCATTACGATGGCCCCTGAGCTTGATCCAGATGGAAGTTTTATAAGTAAATTAGCTGCTAGTGGAGTAAATGTTTCTGCTGGGCATACAGATGCCGATTTTTCCCAGATAAAGCGTGCGATAAAACATGGAGTTCGTCAAGTTACTCATCTATGCAATGCAATGAATGGAATCCATCATCGTGATATCGGTGCAGTGGGTGCAGCAATGGAATTAGAAGAGTTACGAGCAGAATTAATTGCCGATGGGATTCATGTAGTTCCAGAAATGTTGCAAATTATTTATCGCAATATGGGAAGTAAAAGATTACTTCTTATAACAGACGCTATGCGTGCGAAATGTTTACCATCTGGGGAATACGAGTTAGGCGGTCAGCCTGTACATGTTTCAACAGATAGAGCGTTATTAGAAAATGGAACGTTGGCTGGGAGTATTTTGAAGATGCATGAGGGAGCTAAAAATATGCTTCGTCTAAACGATGTTTCATTAAAAAATATTATTGAAATGACATCCGTTAATCCGGCAAAACAAATTGACATATATGATAAAAAAGGAAGTATTACTCCTGGAAAAGATGCTGATGTACTGTTGGTGGATGAGCATTTGTCAATTAAATATACCATTTGCCGTGGAGTAATTGCATTTAAGGGAGATGAAAAGTAATGGAAATCATTAAAGTTAGGAATTATGAAGAAATGAGCGAGCGAGCGGGTGAAATGGTTATTGATACGATCAAGCAATTGAATCAGCCGGTATTAGGTCTAGCTACTGGATCTACACCAGAAGGACTATATCAGTATCTAATAGAAAAACATAAAAATAGAGAAGTATCATTTAAACATGTGACTACATTTAATTTAGATGAGTATGTAGGCTTAGAAAAAGATGATATTAATAGTTATAATTATTACATGAATGAAAAATTATTTAAGCATCTAGATATTCCACGCGAACAAACCCATTTGCCAGATGGAAATGCTTTGGATTTAAATGAAGAGGCATCAGAATATGAAGCACGTATTAAAAATGCAGGAAACATTGATTTGCAAATTCTTGGTCTTGGCTTAAACGGACATATTGGCTTTAACGAGCCGGGAACTCCTTTTACAAGCAGAACCCATATTGTGCAATTAGATGAATCAACCCGTCAAGCCAATGCGCGTTTCTTTATTTCTATAGACGAAGTACCTACACAGGCAATTACTGCAGGAATTGAAACAATTATGGAAAGTAAGCAAATTATTATGCTTGTTTCTGGTGAAAATAAAGCAGAGGCACTAGCACGTCTAGTAAATGGTGAAGTAAATGAAAATTTCCCTGCATCCATTCTCCAAAAACATGATAATGTAAAAATTATCGCGGATGAAGCTGCTTGCAAGCTGATATAGGAACTTAGTAGAAATAGGTACAATTTTCTAGATAAGAACAAAAGCTAGAAGCGCTTGGTTAGCGACGTACAAATAGCAGAACTTCTGAAAAGAAGAACGCTTTTTCTGCGTGCGATGCTTATTCAAGAAGTTTCCCTGTTCTTGAAAAACCGCGATGTATTGCTGTCGTAGCAACTCTTCCTTGAAAAAAGAACTTCGTGTGGTGTATTGCTTCGTAGCTTTCCTAGTCCTGTTACCTGAACAAATTGGGGATTTAGGAGCGATGTTCATTTATCCTAGGAAGGAGATTAAAGTTTGCTAGCAGCACAAGTGCTTAAGGAGACGATAATTTTAAAATTTATCCACCATGGGCAAACGGATAGATTTTCCTAAACAATGAAAAGCTGCCCAAAAGTTTACCCCGCATGCAAGGTGCCGTAAGACTCCCACTTCAAAATCTTGAGTTGATACAAAAGGTCTAAGTGGGAGAAAACGGCACCTAAATGCTTGATTCGTTTAACTAACATTTCTTGGGAAAGGCATTCCAAGAAATGAAGTTTCACTTTACCCCGCATGTAAGGTGCCGTAAGACTCCCACTTCAAGAGCCTGAGTTGGTACAAAGGGTCTAAGTGGGAGAGAACGGCACCTAAATGCCCGATTCGTTTAAGGGTCTTTAGGTCATACCTCCTGAGGTACTAACATTCAGTAGGAGATGGAAGAAAACTCCTACTGAATGAAGTTTCACTTTATTTATCAAGCTTTTGGGTGACAGCTATTATAAGCTGAGCAATTCTACATATCAATTTCTATATAGGTTGTATCCGCTTCTGTAATCTCTGCTTGGGCATTCGTATGATCAACAATAAACTCTCTAAATTCCTTCTCCTGTCCAACTTCTACATAGACAATAAACTCTACTTTATCTGTATAGTTAATGGTTTTAAGGATATAGTTTGATTGACGAAAGGCATGTTCCAGTTTACCGGATAATGTGTAATCCACAATAATCGAGAAGCCTTGCATTCGTTGTCTTTTTACAACTCCTGTTGCTTTTATAGCTTGAGATGTCGTATTGCCATAAGCGCGAATTAACCCACCCGCACCAAGCTTTATACCTCCATAATAGCGTGTAACAACTACAGCAGTATCTTTGAGCTGTTGTTTTTTTAAAACTTCAAGGATAGGTATTCCAGCAGTACCACTGGGTTCACCGTCATCATTTGCTTTCTGAATTTGATCGTGTTCACCAATTAAATAAGCTGAACAATTATGAGTAGCATCAAAATGTTTTTTCTTGATTTCCTGAATAAAAGCTTGGGCTTCTTCTTCAGTTTCCACTCGTTTAACATAGCCAATGAACCGGGACTTTTGGATGACTAACTCATTCATCCCTTGGTGTTTTACGGTAAAATATTTATCTAACAACTTGCATTCCCTCCTGATTAACATTCATGATAGAATAAGGAAAGCTATCAAAAGCTTAAGGAAATGAACATATTTGAGTATAAAGAAGCACAAGAATTATTCTCAAGTATGCTAAAAGACCCTATAAAAAAATCGTAGGTATGCGTATAATTATATCATAGGTTGGTGGGAAATAATGGCGCAGAGAATTAGTGAAAGAGCTTTAGACTATATTATTAATGAAATGATTGAAGTAGTAGAGAATAGTAAGGATGAGATTTTTAATATTAGCGAAGAAGCGAGAACAGAGCATGAGCATCTTGTAAAAGAATTAAAGGAAACAAAGATCAAAGTTGCGCAACATATTAAAGATGGAGATGAGCTGGAGCAAAAGGTCCGCTTTTCCCGGAGACGCTTAGCCGAAGTAAGCAAATATTTTGATCGATATTCGGAAACGGAAATACGAGAAGTATACGAAATGACTCATGCGATGCAAACGAAATTAGCTATGCTGCGTCAGGAAGAAAGTGTGTTGCGTGAAAAGCGAGATGATTTAGAACGAAGATTAGTAGCGTTAGGCCAAACGATTAAGCGGGCAGAAGGATTAGCAGGAAAAATTTCTGTCGTGCTTAATTATTTACAAGATGACTTTCAACAAGTAAATGAAATGCTTGAAGAAGCAAAAGAAAAGCAAGAATTCGGTTTGAAAATAATTGAAGCTCAAGAGGAAGAAAGACGAAAAATATCAAGAGAAATTCATGATGGACCAGCACAGATGCTGGCAAATATTTTATTACGTTCGGAACTCGTTGAGCGTACTTGCCGTAATCGAGATGTAGAGCAAGCCTTAGAAGAAATTAAAAGCGTACGTAAAATGATACGATCTTCTTTATATGAAGTACGTAGAATCATCTATGATCTTCGCCCGATGGCTTTAGATGACCTTGGACTTATTCCAACGATCAAAAAATATGTAGCTACCATTTCTGATTATAATGAGATAAAGATTGAATTTATTTCGATGGGTGAAGAAAAGCGATTACATCAAAAATATGAAATAGCTTTTTTTCGGCTAGTTCAGGAAGCGTTGCAAAATGCTGTTAAACACGCAGAAGCCTCATTAATTCAGGTAAAGTTGGAAATTGGCAAGAGTAGTTTAACTATGATTATTAAAGATAATGGAAAGGGTTTCGACCCCACGATGAAAAGGGACAAGTCATTTGGATTAATCGGTATGAGAGAGCGGGTTGAAATGCTAGAAGGAGAAATGGAGATTTCCTCCAAAATTGGAAAAGGTACAACTATTTTCATAAAGGTTCCATATACGTCAGTATAGCGGTATAATATAAAAAGATACTGAATTGTTATATTAAATATAAATATAATGCGTTCTATCATAAATAGCTTCTAGATTAAATAAAACAATTCTATATGGGAGGAACGGATACATGACTGCGGAAAGAAAATTACGAATTATATTAATTGATGACCATAAGCTGTTTCGAGAAGGGGTTAAAAGAATTTTAGATTTTGAACCTTCTTTTGAGGTGGTTGCAGAAGGTGATGATGGATCAATGGCTGCTAAGCTTGTGAAGGAGCATAATCCAGATGTCGTGCTAATGGATATTAATATGCCGAATATGAATGGTGTTCAAGCAACAACAGACCTCGTTCGCTATTTTCCTAACACGAAAGTTATTATTCTCTCTATCCACGATGATGAAAGTTATGTCACGCATGCATTAAAAACAGGAGCACAAGGTTATTTGCTTAAAGAAATGGATTCAGATGCACTTATTGAAGCAATTAAGGTTGTAAGTGACGGTGGATCTTATCTCCATCCAAGAGTTACTCATAATTTAGTGATGGAATATCGTCGTCTTGCTAAAGACCATGTTTCTTCTTTGTCTGATAATGGTGTTGAATATCGCCAACCACTTCATTTGTTGACGAAAAGGGAATGCCAAGTTTTACAATTGTTAGCAGATGGAAAAAGTAATCGGGCTGTAGCTGAAACATTATATATTAGTGAAAAAACTGTCAAAAACCATGTGAGTAATATATTGCAAAAAATGAATGTGAATGACCGTACGCAAGCTGTAGTTGCTGCTATTCGTAAAGGATGGGTTGAAGTTATTTAAAAGCACTAGTTAAATCATGTAATAAATACTCCAAACTTAAAAACTTCATTAAATAACGAAGATACATAGTGTCACCATCCTTTTTGGAAGTGGCACTTTCATCTTATTTCCCCTTTTTTCTAAATGACTTTTAGTTTTGCAAGTGATAATGTTTTAAAGTGGACGATAGATGAAGTCAAGCTTAAGAAGCGTAAGTGTATAGAACAAACAATGGAATAAAAGAAAAATCCTTTTATGGATAATGGCGAAGGAAAGGTTCTTCCTATGCTAGGTTATTTTTCTGTCTGTAAAAGAATGCATTTTTTAATACTTTCATGTAAAATAAAATGGAAACTGTTCTATTAAATGCTCATAGTTTCATAGTGAGCTAAAGTACATGAAAGAGGAGAAGGTTTGTATGAAAGTTGCTGTAATGACAGACAGCACGGCTTATATAGACAAAGAAATACGTGATAAACATCAGATTTATATGGTGCCTTTAAGTGTCCAATTTGCTGATGCTTCTTATCGTGAGGAAATTGATATTACAACAGATGAATTCTATCGGAATTTAAAAGAGAGTAAGGAATTACCAAAGACTTCTCAACCATCGATCGGAGATATTACAAGCTTACTAGAAGAACTAGCAAAAGATTATGATGCAGTTATATCTATTCATCTTTCCAGCGGCATTAGTGGTACATATCAAGCAGTGGTAAGTGCAGGGGAAATGGTAGAAGGAATTGATGTTTATGCCTATGATTCAGAAAGAAGCTGTATGGCTCAAGGTTTTCTAGTATTAGAAGCTGTTGAATTGATTGCAAAAGGGAAACAACCCGCTGAAGTTATTAAACGACTTGATGAAATTAAAGCTGCTACACGCAGTTATTTTATGGTTGATGACTTAAGTAATTTACAGCGTGGTGGGCGCTTAAATGGTGCTCAAGCAATTATTGGCAGTCTCTTACAAGTAAAGCCGATCCTGCATTTCGTAGACAAGATTATTCTACCGTTTGAAAAAATCAGAACAAAGAAAAGAGCCATCCAGCGAATACTTGATTTATTGGAGGAGGATGCTTCTCAAGGTCAGCGATTAAAAATAGCGTTTATCCATGCTAATAGGGAAGCAGAAGCAATAGAACTGCAACAAAAGTTTTTAGCTAAATATCCGGATATGGATACGACCATCAGCTATTTTGGACCGGTAATTGGTACTCATTTAGGAGAAGGTGCATTGGGAGTAACCTGGTATAAAAAATGAATGATTGGTTAGTCCATAACCTAACGGCGTATAAAAAACCTCTTCTAATTTATTATATTAGGGAGGTTTTTTAATACGTTAAATATGTTTTAACACATAAGTTAAACCGGCAAAAAGGAAAGTTTTAAATAAGCCTTATTGATGGAGCAGCACCTAATCTAGGTCAAATTGTTTTCCTTTTTATTAATAAAATAGTGATTTTTTGAAAAATTCCCTCTTGACATTCTATTATTAACGATATATAGTGGTGGTTAAGTTTAAGGGGATGTTCAAAAAGTTAAAATGACACAGCCAATTTTACCGTTGTCTAGGAATTTTCTACATTGCAACTAACTCTTTTTGAAAATTAAAAATAGTTAACTTGAGCGCTAAAGCTGTAGCAAACTCCACTAAACGAGTGCTTCTAGCTTCTGCTCTCGGCTTGCCTCTACTACACCACACACACTGCGCTAACGAAACTACGCTGCCTAGAACTTCGACTCAACAGAAGGTGGTCGTGTTGGCGTTGCAAAGGTTTCGTATCTTGGTCACCTTGGCCCTTCTTTTTGAACATTCCTTTAAATAAAAAAATATGTATATTATTTTCTTATCCAGAGAGGTGGAGGGACTGGCCCGATGAAGCCCGGCAACCTTGTGCATTCGTTGCGCATAAGGTGCCAATTCCTGCAAAACTGTTTTTGTTTTGAAAGATAAGAGAGGTGATGCAATGTCTTCTATAGCCCCTCTGTCTTTGACAGAGGGGCTTTTATAATAGTGGCGACATGAAGGTTAGCTTTTTTGTACTATAGGAAAGTATAAAACTTTAGGTTTTATAGTATAAGAAAAACTACAGCTTTCGCTAAAGACTTGGCGATAAGCTAAGTTTTTCTAAAAAAAGTAGCTTCATTATCTAGTTAAAGTGCTTAAGCGGTAGCGAACTTTAAAAATTTTTGAATTTGAACAAAAATTGCGCTTTTACAATCGTTTAACGCAAGTATTAACCAATTAAGTCAAACTGTAGTTTAACTGAACTACTGCCTTGGATAAAAGTGTACTTAATTTATCGGAAAAGAATGTTTTTATTGCTAGAAGAAAAAACTGTGGTTGTATGTTTAGCAAGTTCTTAATTCGAGATAGTCAAAAGGAATGTTGTTTTTAATGAATGTATATGGTTATGGTTGGCTGAATTCCAAGCCTTGGTTTGGGGCATTGCAACTGCCACGATATTATTTTTATCCCGCATGTAAGGTGCCGTAAGACTCCCCTACTTCAAGATTCTGATTTGGTCCAAAAGGGTCTAAGTGGTAGAAAACGGCACCTAAATGCCCGATTGGTTCAAGGGCCTTTAGGTCATACCCTTGCGGTACTAACATTCCGTGTAAAAAGCATTCCACGGAATGAAGTTTCACTTTATCCCGCATGTAAGGTGCCGTAAGACTCCCACATAAAAATCTTGAGTGATACAAAGAGTCAAAGTAGGAGAAAACGGCACCTAAATGCCCGATTGGTTCAAGGGCCTTTAGGTCATACCCTTGTGGTACTAACATTCAGTGTAAAAAGCATTCCACGGAATGAAGTTTCACTTTATCCCGCATGTAAGGTGCCGTAAGACTCCCCTACTTCAAGATTCTGATTTGGTCCAAAAGGGTCTAAGTGGTAGAAAACGGCACCTAAATGCCCGATTGGTTCAAGGGCCTTTAGGTCATACCCTTGCGGTACTAACATTCCGTGTAAAAAGCATTCCACGGAATGAAGTTTCACTTTATCCCGCATGTAAGGTGCCGTAAGACTCCCCTACTTCAAGATTCTGATTTGGTCCAAAAGGGTCTAAGTGATAGAAAACGGCACCTAAATGCCCGATTGGTTCAAGGGCCTTTAGATCATACCCTTGTTGGTACTAACATTCAGTAAGAGATGGAAGCAAACTCCTACAGAATGAAGTTTCACTTTATGAATATATTTGCTTTTTAAAATCTCCAGGGTATGGCTATGTTTAGTCTGTTAGTCGGAATATTCATTACACTTGTAACTGTGTCAAATATGTCTGCATCGAAAGGTATAGTGCTGTAAAATCCGACAAGATAGGGATACTGCATTTGTTTTTTTGATGTTTCTCTATGAGTTGTCATGAAAGGTTAGAAGAGAATTTTCAGGAAGTTCGGCAGAATAATACATTGAATTTTAATGCTTCGCTTATTTCTGGGTGGCTTATGTTTCTAAGTGTAAGTTTTTCTGCTTGCTGAATTATTTGGTCTTTGCTAGAAGTAAAAAATATATTGGAGGTTTATTTAGATGGATCAAAGAGAATTGCGAAATTGCTTTGGGCATTTTGCTACGGGTGTATGTGTAGTAACGTGGAAGGATGATAACCACAACCGAAAAGGAATCACAATTAATTCATTTACTTCTGTTTCCCTTCATCCACCTCTTGTATTAATTTCTATCAATAAGCAATCAAGGTCATTAAATAGTTTAAAAAAACAAAATTTTATAGTCAATATTTTATCTGCAGAACAAAAGGAGTATGCGATTTATTTTGCAAGACAGTCACAAGAAAATCTAGTTGTTAACTGGCAGGAGGATTCGCATATTGGTCCCAAATTGAATAATACGGTTGCAACAATGGAATGCACACCTTGGGCAGAGTATGAGGGAGGAGATCATTTGCTTCTATTAGGGCAGGTGGTAACTTTTTCTTATAACGAAAATGAATGTTTGTTGTTCCATAAAGGAAAGTTTTTACAAACAAAAGTGGAAACTGTGATTAAATAAAGGCCAAAGGAGAAAAAGTAAAAATGAGTATTCGAACAGGAAAGCAGTATCTAGAAAGTTTACGAAATAGAAAATCAAATGTGTGGTTAAATGGGGAACGGATGGGCAATATTGTAGATCATCCATATTTTTCACAGCCTATCAAGGAAATTGCCAAGCTGTACGATATGCAGCATAATCATGAATACCAAGATAAAATAACACATATTTGTGAAGAAACTGACACAAGAGTCAGTAATGCATTTTTGATACCTGCTAAAAAAGAACATTTACAAATGCGTCGACAACTCTATGAATTATGGGCAGAATCAACGTTTGGACTCATGGGGAGAACGCCAGATAGCTTAAATTCGGTTATTACTGGGATGGCTGCAAACCATTTATTTTTTCGTAAGTATGGGAATGAGTATGGAGATAATATTATCAATTATTATAAGTATATAAGAGATCATGACTTGTTTTTAACGCATGCCATTGTAAATCCGCAAAATGATAGAAGGAAAACTTCATACGAACAAGAACATGAATTTACACATTTGGGGGTTGTCAAAGAAACAGATGAAGGCTTAATTGTAAGAGGGGCTAAGATGCTGGCTACACTTGCACCAACTGTAGACGAAATTATTATTTATACGTATCCTGGTTTTAGACCAGGAGATGAAAAGTATGCTGTTGCATTTGCTTTGCCAATCGATACCCCGGGTCTTCATTTATATTGTCGGGAACCGGCACAGGACGGTCAACGTTCGACCTGGGATCACCCTTTAGCATCAAGGTTTGAAGAAGCGGACGCTTTAGTAGTATTTCATGATGTGTTCGTTCCTTGGGATCGTGTATTTATTAATCAAAATGTAGAAGCCGCTAATTTACTTTATCAAACTGCAGGTGTTAATCACCAGTCAGCACATCAATCCGTGGTAAGGGGATTTGTTAAACTCGCTTTTGTAACAGAAGTGACGTGTGCTCTTGCCGATTCGGTCGGCGTAGATGAGTTTTTGAATGTTCAAAATCAATTAGCAGAACTAATTCAAAATATAGAAACGCTTAGAGCACTCCTTTATACTGCTGAGAATCAGTACGAAATTCATTCTACAAATGAGATAATTCCTAATCCATTAGCGGTGGAAACAATGAGAGGAGTATTACCGGTTATCTATCCAAGAGCAATACAAATATTGCAAACCATTGGTGCAGGTGGCTTATTAATGTCACCATCGGAAGGGGATTTTACGAATCCTGAAATTGCTGATGATCTGCATAAATATTATACGGGGAGACGAGAAGTAACATCAGTAAAGAGAGTTAGATTATTTAAACTCGCTTGGGATCTATGTGGGGAAGCTTTTGGACAACGACTTGTCCAATATGAACGATATTACTCCGGTGATCCAGTAAGGAAAAGAGGATTATTTTATAAGCAATATAAGAAAAGTAATCCGTCCTATCCGCGAGTAGACAGAGCATTAAAAGAAGCCTTGCAGCTTTCTGCAACATTTCAAGTAAAAGCATGAAAATAGGTATAGATGTAACATGAAAAAGTTGCTCCATCGGATGGGTAACTGATGGAGCAACTTTAAAGAGCTTAGCTTACAGATTCACTTACTTTCTCGTTGTTAACATCAGCTCGTTCTCGCAGTGAACGATACTTAAACATAAAGACAAGAAATGACAATACGGCAAATAGAGCAAAATAAATCAATAAGATGCTAATATTGTCCCACATATTGGAGGTATTTCCTAGTGTAATAATATTTCGATAGCTGTTTATAGAATACGTAAATGGTAAAAAGATACTTAGATTACGTAATTCTTCTGGAAGCATATCAACTGGCAATGCTGATCCCGTTGTAGATAATTGAAGAATAACAAATGCTAACGCAAGGAATCTACCAATATTTCCAGCTAAACCTACTAAGAATAAAACAATCATTAAGAAAGTTAGGCTTACCATAATAGAAAATAAAACGAAGGAAATACTGCTTTGAACATTAAGCTTTAATACAAATAGGGTATACAAAGAGATTATTAATGCTTGGATAGTAGCAAGCATAGATATTTTTGCAACTTTTCCGGTAAACCATGCTGTTGCTGATGGAGGCAGAGTCACTGGCTTCCGATATTGAACCGCAAAAGACATGACTAAGACCCCAACATACAGTGCCAATGTTAAAATATATGGTGCGTTTGAATCACGATAAAATGGAAAACTATTAATCACTTCATTATCTAAAACGACAGGTTCAGCAAACATCGCAATATTTTCCTCTTCCGGATCGATACTGCTTGTTCGCTCAGCGCCTCCTTCTAGACCTTCATACAATTCTTCACTTCCATCAGATAGTTCCCCTAGTCCTCCGTCTACTTGTGAGATACCCTCTGTTAATGTTACCCAACCTTTTTTCACCGTTTGATTTCCTTCGCTTACTTGACTGGCACCATCGTGCAGTTTGGTTGCGCCGGCTGATAGCTCCTGCCAACCACTTTCAACTGTTTTGTTACCATCACGAATTTGTGATGAACCATCATGCATTTTCGTTGCTCCTACTGTAAGATCATTCCAACCACTTTCTACAGCTGCATTCCCATCTTTAACTCGTGTTGTCCCATCATGTAATTTAGCAGCGTTTGTCTGTAATTCTTTCCACCCGGCGGCTACTGTTTTGTTGCCGATGGCTACTTCCTTTGACCCGTCCACTAATTTACTTGCACCGTTTTGTAACTGCTGTTGTCCTTCTACAAGCTGACCGAGTCCATTGTCTAAGGCGATTACTCCAGAGTTAAAGTCATTTTTTAGTCCATCTCTTAATTCATTAGCTCCATCTACCAGTATTTGAAAATCTTTTTGTTTTTGTGGAACAGTTTTTAAATTTTCGTTTAACTGTCCTATGATCATTTTATAGAGAACATTATCTTTTAATCCATCGACACTGTTAGGTAGTTGTTCAAGAGCTACTTGCAAGTTTTGCATGGATTCAATTGTTTCATTAACACCTGTTTGTGCTTGTTGAACGCCTGCAGCTAATTGTTCGCTTCCCGGCAGAATTTTTTTATTCAATCCATCTTTTAACTGTGCACTTCCGTCTTTTGCTTGTCTGGCGCCTTCCAATAATTCTGTTGCTCCAGATCGCAGCTCACCCGCTCCATCTGCTAATTGAGAAGCACCATTTGTTAAGCGATTAATATCCGATGATTTTTCATT is a genomic window of Virgibacillus proomii containing:
- a CDS encoding YhgE/Pip domain-containing protein encodes the protein MGKAGYISAEIKRIFKNRYILLSVCLGVLVPLVYAMIMLSPKWGPYDNTDNLPVAVVNNDQGAISDGERINIGEVLIASLKENKLLGWDFVSSEEAKNGMDNMKYYMTIEVPKDFSEKALTVLDDEPIKPELKYTQNEGLHFMAAQVTNKAAETLKTQLSTQITATYVENVVSQVKEVANGFKEAADGAKQMNDGTGQLKDGSEQILDSLNGKSSDIGRLADGAKQVEDGNRTMKESLVSKQGDITRLANGAQELNIGTGTLFSNLQNKLSDIARLADGAKQVSDGTSQLVSALNEKSSDINRLTNGASQLADGAGELRSGATELLEGARQAKDGSAQLKDGLNKKILPGSEQLAAGVQQAQTGVNETIESMQNLQVALEQLPNSVDGLKDNVLYKMIIGQLNENLKTVPQKQKDFQILVDGANELRDGLKNDFNSGVIALDNGLGQLVEGQQQLQNGASKLVDGSKEVAIGNKTVAAGWKELQTNAAKLHDGTTRVKDGNAAVESGWNDLTVGATKMHDGSSQIRDGNKTVESGWQELSAGATKLHDGASQVSEGNQTVKKGWVTLTEGISQVDGGLGELSDGSEELYEGLEGGAERTSSIDPEEENIAMFAEPVVLDNEVINSFPFYRDSNAPYILTLALYVGVLVMSFAVQYRKPVTLPPSATAWFTGKVAKISMLATIQALIISLYTLFVLKLNVQSSISFVLFSIMVSLTFLMIVLFLVGLAGNIGRFLALAFVILQLSTTGSALPVDMLPEELRNLSIFLPFTYSINSYRNIITLGNTSNMWDNISILLIYFALFAVLSFLVFMFKYRSLRERADVNNEKVSESVS
- a CDS encoding 4-hydroxyphenylacetate 3-hydroxylase family protein; its protein translation is MSIRTGKQYLESLRNRKSNVWLNGERMGNIVDHPYFSQPIKEIAKLYDMQHNHEYQDKITHICEETDTRVSNAFLIPAKKEHLQMRRQLYELWAESTFGLMGRTPDSLNSVITGMAANHLFFRKYGNEYGDNIINYYKYIRDHDLFLTHAIVNPQNDRRKTSYEQEHEFTHLGVVKETDEGLIVRGAKMLATLAPTVDEIIIYTYPGFRPGDEKYAVAFALPIDTPGLHLYCREPAQDGQRSTWDHPLASRFEEADALVVFHDVFVPWDRVFINQNVEAANLLYQTAGVNHQSAHQSVVRGFVKLAFVTEVTCALADSVGVDEFLNVQNQLAELIQNIETLRALLYTAENQYEIHSTNEIIPNPLAVETMRGVLPVIYPRAIQILQTIGAGGLLMSPSEGDFTNPEIADDLHKYYTGRREVTSVKRVRLFKLAWDLCGEAFGQRLVQYERYYSGDPVRKRGLFYKQYKKSNPSYPRVDRALKEALQLSATFQVKA